The following are encoded together in the Roseobacter denitrificans OCh 114 genome:
- a CDS encoding ABC transporter ATP-binding protein translates to MSSKSVSSGILFKWLWRGYLRKHARLIAVALVFMFIEGSMLGALAYMMQPMFDNVFVQGDGRMLYVIAAVVIGIFLVRAVSGVVQKILLSRVAMLTASEVRQDLLARMMKQGGEFHQTHPPGYLIQRVQGDVGAVNKIWRTLLTGAGRDFIGLFVLLAVAINVDVTWALLACFGVPIIVLPAIVAQRFVRRRAREARDLGAHLATRLDEVFHGIVQIKLNSAEDYERRRYRETTKKFIKTNMRTIKGSASLPAMVDVMSGFGFMAVILYGGSEIISGEKTIGQFMSFFTAMGFAFDPMRRLASISGQIQVASASLERLKELMEMPVKLVSPENPKPAPTGTPDIALENVSLRYGETEVLDNLSLTAAAGQTTALVGASGAGKSTVFNLLTRLIDPTEGVVRVGGVATNEMSLPDLRGLYSVVTQEALLFDETIRENVVMGRKNVSDEALHAALDAAHVRDFLKQMPKGVDTPVGPRGSALSGGQRQRVVIARALLRDTPILLLDEATSALDAQSESVVQQALDKLASGRTTLVIAHRLSTVRDADKIIVMDRGRVVDEGTHDELLARGGTYADLYRLQFQDGKLVADTRSISPEQRQKTATDAPANLLQRIGGFFTN, encoded by the coding sequence ATGAGCAGCAAAAGCGTTTCCTCAGGCATTTTGTTCAAATGGCTCTGGCGAGGATATTTGCGCAAGCACGCAAGGCTGATCGCAGTGGCGCTGGTCTTCATGTTCATCGAGGGATCAATGCTGGGCGCGCTCGCCTATATGATGCAGCCCATGTTCGACAATGTCTTTGTGCAGGGCGATGGCCGGATGCTCTATGTCATCGCCGCTGTGGTGATTGGCATCTTTCTGGTGCGGGCGGTCTCGGGTGTCGTGCAGAAAATACTGTTGTCACGGGTCGCAATGCTGACCGCATCTGAAGTGCGGCAGGATCTTCTGGCCAGAATGATGAAGCAGGGGGGCGAGTTTCACCAGACGCATCCGCCCGGTTATCTGATCCAGCGGGTGCAGGGCGATGTAGGCGCCGTGAACAAGATCTGGCGCACCCTTCTGACAGGTGCGGGGCGGGATTTTATCGGCCTCTTCGTCCTGCTTGCCGTCGCGATCAATGTTGATGTGACATGGGCCTTGCTCGCCTGTTTCGGGGTGCCAATCATCGTGCTGCCAGCCATTGTCGCGCAACGTTTCGTGCGCCGGCGCGCGCGCGAGGCCCGCGATCTTGGTGCTCATCTGGCCACCCGTCTGGATGAGGTGTTCCATGGCATCGTGCAGATCAAGCTGAACAGTGCAGAAGACTACGAACGCAGACGCTACCGCGAGACAACCAAGAAGTTCATCAAGACGAATATGCGTACCATCAAAGGGTCGGCGTCTCTGCCCGCCATGGTCGATGTGATGTCGGGTTTTGGTTTCATGGCGGTGATCCTCTACGGAGGCAGCGAGATCATTTCGGGCGAAAAAACCATTGGCCAGTTCATGAGTTTTTTCACGGCCATGGGTTTTGCATTTGACCCGATGCGGCGGCTGGCCAGCATCAGTGGCCAGATTCAGGTCGCCTCGGCGTCGCTTGAGCGATTGAAAGAGCTCATGGAAATGCCTGTGAAACTCGTCTCCCCCGAGAACCCGAAGCCGGCTCCAACAGGCACACCTGATATCGCGCTGGAAAACGTGTCCTTGAGGTACGGCGAAACCGAAGTTCTCGACAACCTTTCCCTGACCGCCGCCGCCGGCCAGACCACAGCACTTGTGGGGGCTTCCGGAGCGGGCAAATCCACGGTCTTCAACCTCTTGACCCGGTTGATCGACCCCACGGAAGGCGTGGTGCGTGTCGGCGGTGTCGCTACCAACGAGATGTCACTTCCCGATCTGCGCGGCTTGTATTCCGTGGTCACGCAGGAGGCGTTGCTCTTTGACGAGACCATCCGGGAAAATGTTGTGATGGGGCGCAAGAACGTCAGTGACGAGGCGCTGCACGCAGCCCTTGACGCAGCCCACGTCAGAGATTTCCTCAAGCAGATGCCCAAAGGTGTCGACACACCTGTGGGGCCACGTGGCTCTGCCCTCTCGGGTGGGCAACGACAACGGGTCGTGATCGCCCGCGCGCTGTTGCGCGACACCCCCATCCTGCTGCTGGACGAGGCCACCTCCGCCCTTGATGCGCAATCTGAATCCGTGGTGCAACAAGCACTGGACAAGCTCGCATCCGGCCGAACGACACTTGTGATCGCGCATCGTTTGTCCACGGTGCGCGATGCCGACAAGATCATCGTGATGGACCGTGGCCGCGTCGTGGATGAAGGCACACATGACGAACTGCTTGCCCGCGGCGGCACCTACGCCGACCTCTATCGCCTCCAGTTTCAGGATGGCAAGCTCGTTGCAGACACACGTTCCATCAGCCCGGAACAGAGACAGAAAACCGCGACGGATGCACCCGCGAACCTTCTGCAGCGGATTGGCGGATTCTTCACAAACTAG
- a CDS encoding pyridoxal-phosphate-dependent aminotransferase family protein, translating into MTQKSNLSAGREYLAIPGPSVIPDAVLQAMHRAAPNIYAGALPDMMPGLVADLRRVARTRHHVAIYIGNGHAAWEAALANVIGAGDRVLVPATGSFGHDWGDMAAGLGAEVETLDFGKASAMDMARIGEALKADRSHAIKAVLAVHVDTSSSVRNDIAALRAVMDEAGHPALLMVDCIASLGCDVFEMDDWGVDVMVTACQKGLMVPPGMAFVFFNDKAGEVRRQMPRVSRYWDWTPRAAPDLFYQYWNGTAPTHHVYGLRAALDMIHAEGIEAVWRRHEVLAHAIWAACSAWGAGGSLAFNVAEPDARSRAVTSLKLESPQATALRDWTENQLGLTLGIGLGMATRGDPAWHGFFRLGHMGHINGHMIMGMLGGVDAGLKALDIPHGPGALEAASTVIATGQLSAGASE; encoded by the coding sequence ATGACCCAAAAAAGCAACCTGTCTGCCGGGCGGGAGTATCTCGCGATTCCGGGGCCTTCCGTAATTCCTGATGCGGTATTGCAGGCCATGCACCGCGCAGCGCCGAACATCTATGCCGGTGCCTTGCCTGACATGATGCCGGGCCTTGTCGCCGACCTGCGCCGCGTTGCGCGCACCCGCCATCATGTTGCGATTTACATCGGCAACGGGCATGCGGCATGGGAGGCAGCACTGGCCAATGTCATTGGCGCGGGGGATCGGGTGCTGGTCCCTGCCACGGGCAGTTTTGGCCATGATTGGGGGGATATGGCCGCGGGGCTTGGGGCAGAGGTTGAAACGCTCGATTTTGGCAAGGCGTCGGCCATGGATATGGCGCGGATCGGCGAGGCGCTCAAGGCGGATAGATCACATGCCATCAAGGCGGTTCTGGCGGTGCATGTGGACACATCAAGCTCGGTGCGCAATGATATTGCAGCCCTGCGCGCGGTGATGGATGAGGCCGGGCATCCCGCGTTGTTGATGGTGGATTGCATTGCGTCACTGGGCTGCGACGTGTTCGAGATGGACGACTGGGGCGTGGATGTGATGGTCACTGCCTGTCAAAAGGGGCTGATGGTGCCACCGGGCATGGCTTTCGTCTTTTTCAACGACAAGGCTGGCGAGGTTCGACGGCAAATGCCGAGGGTCAGCCGCTATTGGGATTGGACCCCGCGCGCCGCACCTGACCTGTTTTATCAATACTGGAACGGGACAGCGCCCACGCATCATGTCTACGGTCTGCGGGCTGCCTTGGACATGATCCACGCCGAAGGAATCGAAGCTGTGTGGCGGCGTCACGAAGTGCTCGCACATGCGATCTGGGCGGCTTGCAGCGCATGGGGCGCAGGTGGCAGTCTGGCCTTCAATGTGGCCGAACCGGATGCGCGCAGCCGGGCTGTTACGTCACTGAAACTTGAAAGCCCGCAGGCCACCGCGCTGCGCGACTGGACTGAAAACCAGCTTGGCTTGACCCTTGGCATCGGACTTGGCATGGCGACACGGGGCGATCCGGCATGGCATGGGTTTTTCCGGTTGGGTCACATGGGTCACATCAACGGCCACATGATCATGGGGATGCTCGGCGGCGTGGATGCGGGTTTGAAAGCGCTGGACATTCCGCACGGGCCGGGCGCGCTTGAGGCTGCATCCACCGTGATTGCCACCGGTCAGTTGTCGGCGGGGGCGTCGGAGTAG
- a CDS encoding pyridoxal phosphate-dependent aminotransferase, giving the protein MIRFRLTKIAETLPATVPFVGPETQERARGMRFDARLGANESVFGPSPSAVRAMAETPQWMYGDPENHDLRNALAQHLGTPPDTIMIGEGIDGLLGNLVRLFVGPGDAVVTSDGAYPTFNYHVAGFGGIVHKVPYNKDFEDLAALFETAGEVDAKLVYMSNPDNPMGTVHSGSDIAAALDALPSGTLLVLDEAYLECAPESSAVPVAYDDPRVIRLRTFSKAYGLAGARVGYAIGHADVISAFNKVRNHFGMNRSAQEGALAALSDQTWLRSVVARITSSRLRIAKIATSCGLKPIKSATNFVAIDCCRDSAFASRVLEEMLAQGIFVRMPMVAPLNRCVRVSCGTPADLDLLAEVLPEALRRAEKG; this is encoded by the coding sequence ATGATTCGTTTTCGCCTGACCAAAATCGCCGAAACCCTGCCAGCCACTGTTCCCTTTGTCGGCCCCGAAACGCAGGAACGCGCGCGCGGCATGCGCTTTGATGCGCGGCTTGGAGCCAATGAAAGCGTCTTTGGTCCCTCCCCGAGTGCGGTGCGCGCGATGGCGGAAACCCCGCAGTGGATGTATGGCGATCCGGAAAACCATGACCTGCGCAACGCTCTTGCACAGCATCTCGGCACCCCGCCCGATACGATCATGATCGGTGAAGGGATCGACGGGCTGCTTGGCAATCTGGTGCGGCTTTTTGTGGGCCCGGGCGATGCGGTTGTGACCTCGGACGGAGCCTATCCGACGTTCAACTATCATGTCGCGGGTTTTGGCGGGATTGTGCATAAAGTCCCGTATAATAAGGACTTTGAAGATCTCGCGGCCCTGTTCGAAACGGCCGGTGAGGTGGATGCAAAACTGGTCTACATGTCCAACCCTGACAACCCCATGGGCACGGTCCACAGCGGCTCCGACATCGCCGCAGCCCTCGATGCGCTGCCCTCCGGCACGCTGCTCGTGCTGGATGAGGCCTATCTCGAATGCGCCCCGGAAAGCAGCGCGGTGCCGGTCGCCTATGACGATCCGCGCGTGATCCGGCTGCGCACCTTCTCCAAAGCGTATGGGCTTGCAGGGGCACGCGTCGGGTATGCGATAGGACATGCGGATGTCATATCGGCCTTCAACAAGGTCAGAAACCACTTCGGGATGAACCGCTCCGCACAGGAAGGCGCACTGGCGGCACTGTCCGATCAGACATGGCTGCGCTCGGTGGTGGCACGTATCACCTCGTCCCGGCTGCGGATCGCCAAGATCGCCACATCCTGCGGATTGAAGCCAATCAAATCCGCAACAAACTTCGTTGCCATTGATTGCTGCCGCGACAGCGCCTTTGCCAGCCGCGTGTTGGAAGAGATGCTGGCGCAGGGCATCTTTGTGCGCATGCCCATGGTCGCCCCCCTCAATCGTTGCGTCAGGGTCAGCTGCGGCACACCCGCGGACCTTGACCTTCTGGCCGAAGTTCTGCCAGAGGCCCTGCGGCGCGCAGAAAAAGGCTGA
- a CDS encoding crotonase/enoyl-CoA hydratase family protein: protein MSRLRLSHHDHIAHVTLTRAEKKNAMDDEMIDAIIAAGEDVAASSARAVVLSGEGSCFCAGIDIAGLSGMVGQDIEALVMPRTHGMGTTNRWQEVAMIWHRLDIPVIAALHGVVFGAGLQLALGADIRLAAPGTQVAVMEMKWGLIPDMGGMVLLPRLVRDDVMKRMIYTAAPIPAEQAAAWGLVTEVVADPLEAAQDLATQIAGNGPNAIRAAKSLCAYAHTAAPADVLKEESRLQVALLGKPEQMEVIAAQFAKRAPDFG from the coding sequence ATGTCGCGCCTGCGCCTGAGCCACCACGATCATATCGCCCACGTCACCTTGACCCGGGCGGAAAAGAAAAACGCGATGGATGATGAGATGATTGATGCCATTATCGCGGCGGGCGAAGACGTTGCAGCCTCTTCTGCCCGCGCCGTGGTTTTGTCGGGGGAAGGCAGTTGTTTTTGTGCGGGCATTGATATCGCCGGTCTGTCCGGGATGGTCGGGCAGGATATCGAAGCGCTTGTCATGCCCCGCACCCACGGCATGGGGACGACGAACCGCTGGCAGGAGGTCGCGATGATCTGGCATCGCCTTGATATTCCTGTGATTGCCGCGCTGCATGGCGTCGTCTTTGGCGCTGGCCTGCAGCTGGCGTTGGGGGCGGATATTCGACTTGCGGCACCGGGCACGCAGGTGGCGGTGATGGAGATGAAGTGGGGTCTTATTCCGGACATGGGGGGCATGGTGCTGCTGCCGCGTCTGGTGCGCGACGATGTGATGAAGCGGATGATCTACACCGCCGCCCCGATCCCGGCGGAGCAGGCGGCGGCCTGGGGGCTGGTCACGGAGGTTGTCGCCGACCCGCTGGAGGCGGCGCAGGACCTGGCGACGCAGATCGCGGGCAATGGGCCGAACGCCATCCGGGCCGCAAAGAGCCTGTGCGCCTATGCCCATACCGCTGCGCCGGCGGATGTCCTGAAGGAGGAATCGCGCCTGCAGGTGGCCTTGTTGGGCAAGCCCGAGCAGATGGAAGTGATCGCCGCGCAATTTGCCAAACGCGCCCCGGATTTTGGCTAG
- a CDS encoding valine--tRNA ligase has product MALDKTFDAKEAEARLYAAWEQAGAFKAGANARAAAETFSIMIPPPNVTGSLHMGHAFNNTLQDILIRWHRMRGFDTLWQPGTDHAGIATQMVTEREMAANGEGRRQDMTRDDFVARVWQQKVKSRGTIIGQLKRLGASCDWSREAFTMGGAPGDPDAGNGPNFHDAVIKVFVDMYNKGLIYRGKRLVNWDPHFETAISDLEVENIEVDGHMWHFKYPLAEGATYEYVEKDEDGNVTLRETRNYISIATTRPETMLGDGAVAVHPSDERYAPIVGKLCEIPVGPKEHRRLIPIITDEYPDPDFGSGAVKITGAHDFNDYAVAKRNGIPLYRLMDTKAAMRDDGAPYAEAAAIAMAVAQGERTLTEAEADSVNLVPDELRGLDRLKARKAVVKQITAEGLAVMVPVANPDPEDAFLPVDEPFLEPLVENKKIMQPFGDRSKVVIEPMLTDQWFVETSKIVQPAIDAVRNGDTQIFPEQDKKVYFNWLENIEPWCISRQLWWGHQIPVWYGPSKYEISDYPATHSGTPKSFCASSFDDACELAKEYYGDNVSFAQHPQDEGTMQYGFGFSNGSLSSVSLRRDPDVLDTWFSSGLWPIGTLGWTGDAELDAQNDALQKYFPTSTLITGFDIIFFWVARMMMMQYAVTGQKPFSTVYVHALVRDEKGKKMSKSLGNVIDPLDMIDEFGADAVRFTLTAMAAMGRDLKLSTQRIAGYRNFGTKLWNACRFAEMNEVFAQRAARTDVIPTQNRPPADVEQAVNKWIIGETAKVREEIDAALENYRFNDAANAAYAFVWGKVCDWYVELSKPLLQDAANAEFAAETRATMAWVLDQCMILLHPIMPFITEDLWAQTGRRDEMLVLTDWPIYTAAELVDPDADAEVNWVISLIESIRSARAQMHVPAGLYVPLVVTEIDAAGQTAWDRNEVMIKRLARVEALEHAEGFPKGTVSLAVRGASFGLPLADIIDIAEEKARLEKSLGKLAKELGGLRGRLNNPKFAASAPPEVVEETRANLALREEEEAKLKEALARLAELG; this is encoded by the coding sequence ATGGCGCTGGACAAGACATTCGACGCAAAAGAGGCCGAAGCACGCCTCTACGCCGCCTGGGAACAGGCGGGCGCATTCAAGGCCGGGGCCAACGCCCGGGCAGCTGCTGAAACCTTTTCGATCATGATCCCCCCGCCCAATGTGACGGGATCGCTGCACATGGGGCACGCCTTCAACAACACGCTGCAGGATATCCTGATCCGCTGGCACCGCATGCGCGGCTTCGACACGCTCTGGCAGCCCGGCACCGATCACGCGGGCATCGCCACGCAGATGGTCACCGAACGCGAAATGGCCGCCAATGGCGAAGGCCGCCGCCAAGACATGACGCGCGATGACTTCGTTGCCCGTGTCTGGCAGCAAAAGGTCAAATCACGCGGCACGATCATCGGGCAACTCAAACGCCTCGGCGCGTCCTGTGACTGGTCGCGCGAAGCCTTCACCATGGGCGGCGCACCGGGCGACCCTGACGCAGGCAACGGCCCGAATTTCCACGACGCGGTCATCAAGGTCTTCGTGGACATGTACAACAAGGGCCTCATTTATCGCGGCAAGCGGCTGGTCAACTGGGACCCGCATTTCGAAACCGCGATCTCGGACCTTGAGGTCGAGAACATCGAAGTCGATGGCCACATGTGGCACTTCAAATACCCGCTCGCCGAGGGGGCCACTTATGAATACGTCGAAAAGGACGAGGACGGAAACGTCACCCTGCGCGAGACCCGCAATTATATCTCGATCGCCACGACCCGGCCCGAAACCATGCTGGGCGATGGCGCGGTTGCCGTGCATCCGTCAGATGAACGCTATGCGCCAATCGTCGGCAAGCTCTGCGAAATCCCGGTCGGACCCAAGGAACACCGCCGCCTGATCCCGATCATCACCGATGAATACCCCGATCCCGACTTCGGCTCCGGTGCGGTCAAGATCACAGGCGCGCATGACTTCAACGACTACGCCGTGGCCAAACGCAACGGCATCCCGCTCTACCGCCTGATGGACACCAAAGCCGCCATGCGCGACGACGGTGCCCCCTACGCCGAGGCCGCCGCGATTGCGATGGCCGTGGCCCAGGGCGAGCGCACACTCACTGAAGCCGAAGCCGACTCGGTCAACCTCGTGCCGGACGAATTGCGCGGGCTGGACCGGCTCAAAGCCCGCAAGGCGGTCGTGAAACAGATCACCGCCGAAGGGCTGGCCGTCATGGTCCCCGTCGCCAACCCCGACCCCGAAGACGCGTTTTTGCCCGTGGACGAACCTTTCCTTGAGCCGCTGGTCGAGAACAAAAAGATCATGCAGCCCTTTGGCGACCGCTCCAAGGTCGTCATCGAGCCGATGCTGACCGACCAGTGGTTCGTCGAAACCTCCAAAATCGTGCAGCCCGCGATTGACGCCGTGCGCAATGGCGACACCCAAATCTTCCCCGAGCAGGACAAGAAGGTCTACTTCAACTGGCTGGAAAACATCGAGCCATGGTGCATCTCGCGGCAATTGTGGTGGGGGCACCAGATCCCGGTTTGGTACGGGCCGAGTAAATACGAGATTTCCGACTATCCCGCGACCCATTCGGGTACACCCAAATCGTTCTGTGCATCATCGTTTGACGATGCATGTGAACTAGCCAAAGAATACTACGGCGATAACGTTTCGTTTGCTCAACATCCGCAAGACGAAGGCACCATGCAATATGGTTTTGGCTTTAGCAACGGTAGTCTGTCCTCGGTCTCTTTACGTCGCGACCCCGACGTCCTCGACACATGGTTCTCCTCCGGCCTCTGGCCCATCGGCACGCTGGGTTGGACGGGCGACGCCGAACTGGACGCGCAGAACGACGCGCTGCAAAAATACTTCCCGACCTCCACGCTGATCACCGGCTTTGACATCATCTTCTTCTGGGTCGCCCGGATGATGATGATGCAATATGCGGTGACGGGGCAAAAGCCGTTCTCGACCGTCTATGTCCACGCGCTCGTGCGCGACGAGAAGGGCAAGAAGATGTCGAAATCCCTCGGCAACGTCATCGACCCGCTCGACATGATCGACGAGTTCGGCGCGGACGCCGTGCGCTTTACCCTCACCGCCATGGCCGCCATGGGGCGCGATCTGAAACTCTCCACCCAGCGCATCGCGGGCTACCGCAATTTCGGCACCAAATTGTGGAACGCCTGCCGCTTTGCGGAGATGAACGAAGTCTTTGCCCAGCGCGCGGCCCGCACCGACGTGATACCGACGCAAAACCGACCTCCTGCCGATGTCGAACAGGCCGTGAACAAATGGATCATCGGAGAGACCGCGAAAGTCCGGGAAGAGATCGACGCAGCGCTCGAAAATTACCGTTTCAACGACGCGGCCAACGCGGCCTATGCCTTTGTCTGGGGCAAGGTCTGTGACTGGTATGTGGAGCTGTCCAAACCCCTGTTGCAGGACGCCGCCAACGCCGAATTCGCGGCCGAGACACGCGCGACGATGGCGTGGGTGCTGGATCAATGCATGATCCTGCTGCACCCCATCATGCCCTTCATCACCGAAGACCTCTGGGCGCAAACCGGCCGTCGCGACGAGATGCTGGTGCTCACCGATTGGCCCATCTATACCGCCGCTGAACTGGTCGATCCCGATGCCGATGCGGAAGTGAACTGGGTCATCAGCCTGATCGAATCCATCCGCTCCGCACGGGCGCAAATGCATGTCCCCGCAGGGCTTTACGTCCCCCTCGTCGTCACCGAGATCGACGCCGCCGGACAGACCGCTTGGGACCGCAACGAAGTGATGATCAAACGCCTCGCCCGCGTTGAAGCACTTGAGCACGCAGAGGGTTTCCCCAAAGGCACAGTATCCCTCGCCGTGCGCGGCGCATCCTTTGGGCTGCCGCTGGCCGATATCATTGATATTGCTGAGGAAAAAGCGCGGCTTGAAAAGTCACTGGGCAAGCTCGCCAAGGAGCTTGGCGGGCTGCGCGGGCGGCTGAACAATCCGAAATTCGCAGCCTCCGCCCCGCCTGAAGTGGTCGAGGAAACCCGCGCCAACCTCGCCCTGCGCGAAGAGGAAGAAGCCAAGCTGAAAGAAGCGCTGGCGCGACTGGCCGAACTGGGCTGA
- a CDS encoding HD domain-containing protein, protein MIDRVSFTQMKDGTKEDYDFLTEHETAYTKGTADRLLTALVSLDESLSGYQITRLGHSLQSATRAERDRADTDWIVSALLHDIGDIFAPYNHDEYAATILRPFVREQCTWVVEKHGDFQLLYYGHHVGADPHKRDAYRDSPYFDDCAQFCERWDQASFDPAYDTLPIEHFADRVRAVFARTPYDPAIIRPGAREPLIST, encoded by the coding sequence ATGATCGACCGCGTCAGCTTTACCCAGATGAAAGACGGCACCAAGGAAGACTACGACTTCCTCACCGAACACGAAACCGCCTATACCAAAGGCACCGCCGACCGCCTGCTCACCGCGCTGGTCAGCCTTGATGAAAGCCTCTCGGGCTACCAGATCACGCGCCTCGGCCACTCGCTGCAATCGGCCACCCGCGCCGAACGCGATCGCGCTGACACGGATTGGATCGTCTCCGCCCTGCTGCATGACATCGGCGATATCTTTGCGCCCTACAACCACGACGAATACGCCGCCACCATCCTGCGCCCCTTCGTGCGCGAACAATGCACATGGGTCGTGGAAAAACACGGTGATTTCCAACTGCTCTACTACGGCCACCACGTCGGCGCAGACCCGCACAAACGCGACGCCTACCGCGACAGTCCCTATTTCGACGACTGCGCGCAGTTTTGCGAACGCTGGGATCAGGCGAGCTTTGATCCCGCCTATGACACCCTGCCGATCGAACACTTTGCCGACCGGGTGCGCGCCGTCTTTGCCCGCACACCTTACGATCCGGCCATCATCCGCCCCGGTGCGCGCGAACCCCTGATCAGCACATAA
- a CDS encoding phytanoyl-CoA dioxygenase family protein yields MPHPLPLEQGRLTQAQTDQYWRDGYLFPLQVMPATEATALRTELERIEADYLDAGLPLPLSTYKRVNAHCVMPMAHRIGSDPRILDVVEGILGPDIMIYAVEFFIKEPRTNQIVSMHQDLTYWGLGAIDGLVTAWLSLSPATPASGCMDFVRGSHKNAILPHEDTFAENNLLSRGQEVQVDVADTDKVPIEIHPGQISLHHGLTIHGSGPNTTEDRRIAAVIRYCAPDVKQQVAEVDYALLARGTDRHGHFASFPAPSANFAPDALAQYDEIRAAQAKAMMSGARKKGTLYG; encoded by the coding sequence ATGCCCCACCCCTTGCCACTGGAACAGGGCCGCCTGACACAGGCGCAAACCGATCAATACTGGCGCGACGGCTATCTCTTTCCGCTGCAGGTGATGCCCGCGACTGAGGCGACCGCCCTGCGCACCGAACTTGAACGGATCGAGGCGGATTACCTTGACGCGGGCTTGCCGCTCCCGCTGAGCACCTATAAACGTGTCAATGCGCATTGCGTGATGCCCATGGCCCATCGCATCGGATCCGACCCGCGCATCCTGGACGTTGTCGAAGGTATCCTCGGCCCCGACATCATGATCTACGCGGTTGAATTCTTCATCAAGGAACCGCGCACCAACCAGATCGTCTCCATGCATCAGGACCTGACCTACTGGGGTCTCGGCGCGATTGACGGGCTGGTTACCGCATGGCTGTCGCTCTCGCCCGCAACACCTGCCTCCGGGTGCATGGATTTCGTGCGCGGCTCACACAAGAACGCGATCCTGCCGCATGAAGACACCTTTGCCGAGAATAACCTCCTGTCGCGCGGGCAGGAAGTGCAGGTCGATGTGGCGGACACCGACAAGGTGCCCATCGAAATCCACCCCGGCCAGATCTCGCTCCACCACGGGCTGACGATCCACGGCTCCGGCCCCAACACCACCGAGGATCGCCGCATTGCCGCCGTGATCCGCTACTGCGCGCCGGATGTGAAACAGCAGGTGGCCGAGGTCGATTACGCCCTCCTCGCCCGGGGCACAGACAGGCACGGCCATTTCGCCAGCTTCCCCGCGCCATCGGCGAATTTTGCCCCCGATGCCCTCGCGCAGTATGATGAAATCCGCGCCGCACAGGCCAAGGCGATGATGTCCGGCGCCAGGAAAAAAGGAACCCTCTACGGATGA